One genomic region from SAR92 clade bacterium H455 encodes:
- a CDS encoding rhodanese-like domain-containing protein yields the protein MKPFLLTLICALSFWAGATQGDNPMIIDVRTIEEWNSGHLASAQHLELQFVAAGIEQLVPDKGQQLYLYCRSGNRSGQAKTLVEAMGYTNVINAGGVTDAGALLNEAIVR from the coding sequence ATGAAACCTTTCCTATTAACCCTTATCTGCGCACTGAGCTTTTGGGCTGGCGCAACCCAAGGAGACAACCCAATGATTATCGATGTTCGAACCATAGAAGAGTGGAACTCAGGCCACTTAGCCTCGGCACAACATTTAGAACTGCAGTTTGTTGCCGCCGGCATTGAACAGCTGGTTCCCGATAAAGGTCAACAGTTATACCTCTATTGTCGCAGCGGCAATCGCTCCGGTCAGGCAAAAACCCTAGTTGAAGCCATGGGTTATACCAATGTGATTAATGCTGGCGGCGTTACCGACGCTGGTGCCCTGCTCAATGAGGCAATAGTCAGGTAG